In Thermotoga sp., the genomic window GGTACTTCGGATCGAACACACCTTGATAACCAAGGTTGTGTATGGTAAAGACGGTTGCGGTCCTGGAGAAATACGGGTCGTCCCTGTAGAGAGTTTTCAGATAAACGGGAATGAGCGCCGTCTGCCAATCGTTCACATGAACCACATCGGGCTTGAGATCGAGGTGTTTTACCAAGTTCAGTGTGGCTGCAGAGAAAAATATCGACTGCTCTCCGAGGTCGGGACCACCGTAAACATCGTCGGCCGAAAAGTAGTACTCGTTCGCCACAAAATACGCTTTCACGCTACTTCCTGGAAGTGTAGACTCGTATATGTCGAATCTTTCGTCCGTTTTCACATAAGATACAGGAACATCACTGGCCACCTTTCCAAGATCGTAGCCGAACTTTTCTGCGTTCTTTTCAACCATCTTGTGTTTCGGCATCACTATGAAAACCTCTATTCCCTGTTTTTCCAGATACTTTGGGAGAGTCCCGGCGACATCTGCTAGACCTCCCACCTTCGCAAATGGAAAGACCTCGTATGAAACAAAGATCACTCTCATTTTTTCACCTCCGGTTTCAGTGGAGCGTCGTGTGGAAACACTAAAAGGTCAACGTCTCCTACGGTGTGGAGAAACTCCTTCACGTGACCTTCTTTGTACCCTTTGATTATATCATAGTAGCTAAGCCTGTTAGGTACCACATCCCCCGTCACAAGAACCTTTCCTTCGTTTTCTGTGTCGAGCAGGAACGAGAGGTGCTCCCTGGCATGCCAGGGGGTATGGTAAACTTTCATCTTTCCATCCATAAAAGTCTCGTCTCCTTTCAACAAAACAACTCTCTTCCAAGAGGATATCACTCGTGAATAGAGTTTTCCAAGGATGGGACCAAAAGATCGGTAA contains:
- a CDS encoding glycogen/starch synthase, with translation MRVIFVSYEVFPFAKVGGLADVAGTLPKYLEKQGIEVFIVMPKHKMVEKNAEKFGYDLGKVASDVPVSYVKTDERFDIYESTLPGSSVKAYFVANEYYFSADDVYGGPDLGEQSIFFSAATLNLVKHLDLKPDVVHVNDWQTALIPVYLKTLYRDDPYFSRTATVFTIHNLGYQGVFDPKY
- a CDS encoding MBL fold metallo-hydrolase, which produces MKIEILLTGGSVFVPERVNAHFSTVVYLEHGHRRILIDPGNLPSIDELEKKFLEIGVSPEDITDVFFTHVHLDHIFNSIFFESATFYVHESYATKDYRSFGPILGKLYSRVISSWKRVVLLKGDETFMDGKMKVYHTPWHAREHLSFLLDTENEGKVLVTGDVVPNRLSYYDIIKGYKEGHVKEFLHTVGDVDLLVFPHDAPLKPEVKK